A stretch of Diceros bicornis minor isolate mBicDic1 chromosome 29, mDicBic1.mat.cur, whole genome shotgun sequence DNA encodes these proteins:
- the ERI1 gene encoding 3'-5' exoribonuclease 1 has translation MEEEQSKEPGGEAVAPARREEPRHPNPEKKQRCRFDGQETKGSKFITSNSSDFSDPVYKEIAITNGCINRMSKEELRAKLSEFKLETRGVKDVLKKRLKNYYKKQKLMLKESSCADSYYDYICIIDFEATCEEGNPPEFIHEIIEFPVVLLNTHTLEIEDTFQQYVRPEINTQLSDFCINLTGITQDQVDRADTFPQVLKKVVDWMKLKELGTKYKYSILTDGSWDMSKFLNIQCRLSRLKYPPFAKKWINIRKSYGNFYKVPRSQTKLTIMLEKLGMDYDGRPHSGLDDSKNIARIAVRMLQDGCELRINEKMHAGQLMSVSSSLPIEGTPAPQMPHSRK, from the exons ATGGAGGAGGAGCAGAGCAAAGAGCCCGGCGGCGAGGCCGTGGCTCCCGCGCGGCGGGAGGAGCCGCGGCATCCGAATCCCGAG aaaAAGCAACGATGTAGATTTGATGGCCAAGAAACAAAAGGATCTAAGTTCATTACCTCCAATTCAAGTGATTTCAGTGACCCAGTTTACAAAGAGATTGCCATTACGAATGGATGCATTAACAGAATGAGTAAGGAAGAACTCAGAGCTAAACTTTCAGAATTCAAGCTTGAAACCAG GGGAGTAAAGGATGTACTGAAGAAGAGGCTGAAAAACTATTACAAGAAGCAGAAGCTGATGTTGAAGGAGAGCAGTTGTGCTGACAGTTACTATGACTACATTTGTATCATTGACTTTGAAGCCACTTGTGAGGAGGGCAACCCACCTGAGTTCATCCATGAAATAATTGAATTTCCTGTTGTTTTACTGAATACTCATACCTTAGAAATC GAAGATACGTTTCAGCAGTATGTGAGACCAGAGATTAACACACAGCTTTCTGATTTCTGCATCAATCTAACTGGAATTACTCAG GATCAGGTAGACAGAGCTGATACCTTCCCTCAGGTACTCAAAAAAGTAGTTGACTGGATGAAATTGAAGGAATTAGGAACAAAGTATAAATATTCCATATTAACAGATGG TTCATGGGATATGAGTAAGTTCCTGAACATTCAGTGCCGGCTAAGCAGGCTCAAATACCCTCCTTTTGCTAAAAAGTGGATCAATATTCGAAAGTCATATGGAAACTTTTACAAG gTTCCTAGAAGCCAAACCAAACTGACAATAATGCTTGAAAAACTAGGAATGGATTATGATGGGCGGCCTCACAGTGGTTTGGACGATTCTAAGAACATTGCCCGAATAGCAGTTCGAATGCTTCAGGATGGATGTGAACTCCGAATTAATGAGAAGATGCATGCAGGACAGCTAATGAGTGTGTCCTCTTCATTACCAATAGAGGGCACTCCAGCCCCACAAATGCCACATTCTAGGAAATAA